In the genome of Acidobacteriota bacterium, one region contains:
- a CDS encoding UDP-N-acetylmuramoyl-tripeptide--D-alanyl-D-alanine ligase → MKKMILPLAKVAEILGSGEPVFDYVITGCEIDSRRIKPGQLFFAIRGPRLDGHDFVAAALGQGAAGAVVEKKFRDQADTSVRSQLIPVVDTTAALQLLACHVRRQWGGLVVAVTGSMGKTTTKEMIAALLATRFRVLKSRGNLNNHFGLPLALLGLESSHEVAVVELAMSAPDEIARLAQISMPNVGVVTNVAPVHLEFFDSVDSIARAKKELIENLSNHNGKPTAVLNFDDARVRKFAVGFDGQVVTFGLGEGAQFRGTNVRPYREGSRFVLSAPSGDIEFAVPLPGAHNVENALAALATASVCGITNGTLVSALAVFENLAQRSEIFTLPGNITILNDCYNSNPCAMQRMIETLGGWTAAGRRIVVAGEMLELGPTSPEWHLQIGRKLAECNVDGLIAVQGDARFIREGALGAGLDPARAVFFPNADEAARYCNSLIEPGDIVLVKGSRGVNLERVTEMLAKSREHPSGKCGEVPKKAV, encoded by the coding sequence TTGAAAAAAATGATTTTGCCGCTGGCAAAAGTGGCTGAAATCCTGGGTTCAGGGGAGCCTGTTTTTGATTATGTCATCACGGGCTGTGAGATTGACTCGCGCCGGATCAAACCCGGCCAGTTGTTTTTTGCCATTCGCGGCCCCCGCCTTGACGGCCACGATTTTGTTGCTGCTGCGTTGGGACAAGGGGCTGCAGGCGCGGTGGTGGAGAAGAAATTCCGGGACCAGGCTGACACATCTGTGCGCTCACAACTCATTCCGGTTGTGGACACAACGGCTGCTTTGCAGCTCCTTGCCTGTCATGTTCGGCGGCAATGGGGCGGCCTAGTGGTTGCGGTAACCGGAAGCATGGGCAAGACGACTACGAAGGAAATGATTGCTGCGCTTCTGGCTACCCGTTTCCGAGTCCTTAAGTCTCGAGGGAACCTTAACAATCATTTCGGGCTTCCTCTGGCGCTGCTCGGATTGGAATCGTCACACGAAGTGGCTGTGGTGGAACTTGCGATGTCGGCGCCTGACGAGATCGCTCGCCTGGCCCAAATTTCCATGCCGAACGTGGGCGTAGTGACCAATGTTGCTCCCGTTCACCTGGAGTTTTTTGACTCGGTGGATTCGATCGCCAGGGCAAAGAAGGAACTGATCGAGAACCTGAGCAACCACAACGGGAAGCCCACCGCCGTCTTGAACTTTGATGATGCCCGGGTTCGGAAATTTGCAGTTGGTTTTGACGGCCAGGTGGTGACCTTTGGCCTCGGCGAAGGTGCCCAGTTCAGAGGAACGAACGTCCGGCCGTATAGAGAGGGCAGCCGTTTTGTGCTTTCTGCTCCGAGTGGCGATATCGAATTCGCCGTTCCGTTGCCCGGAGCCCACAATGTTGAGAACGCCCTCGCAGCATTGGCGACAGCTAGCGTTTGCGGGATTACCAATGGCACCTTAGTATCAGCGCTCGCAGTTTTTGAAAATTTGGCGCAGCGCAGTGAAATATTTACACTCCCCGGGAACATCACGATCCTGAACGACTGTTACAATTCGAACCCCTGTGCAATGCAACGCATGATTGAAACACTCGGAGGGTGGACAGCAGCAGGACGACGGATTGTGGTGGCGGGAGAAATGCTGGAGCTCGGTCCTACCTCGCCAGAATGGCACCTCCAAATCGGTCGGAAGCTCGCAGAATGCAATGTTGACGGCCTTATCGCAGTCCAAGGAGATGCCCGGTTCATCCGTGAAGGCGCGCTGGGAGCTGGACTGGACCCTGCCAGAGCAGTGTTCTTTCCGAATGCAGATGAGGCCGCTCGGTACTGCAATAGCCTGATTGAGCCGGGT